A portion of the Acidobacteriota bacterium genome contains these proteins:
- a CDS encoding Gfo/Idh/MocA family oxidoreductase has translation MIVPRHVLGGSGTQAPSDTLNIAGIGVGGRGRADIRGCSSENIAALCDADLGFAARTFREFPGARVYQDYRQMLDREPDLDAVVIATPDHTHAVIAMEAMRRGKHVFCEKPLTRTVAEARALATAARGHGVATQMGNQGHAGEGTRQIREWLEAGVIGTVREVHYWTNRPIWPQAIERPTEAHHAPPGLDWDLFLGPAPHRPYHPAYHPFRWRGWWDYGTGALGDIACHAMDAAFWALELGQPTRIEAETTSLFAETAPAASRIVYEFPARGARPPIRCVWRDGSLAPSR, from the coding sequence ATGATCGTGCCGCGCCACGTTCTGGGCGGCTCCGGCACACAGGCGCCGAGCGATACGCTCAACATTGCGGGGATCGGCGTCGGTGGACGAGGACGCGCCGACATCCGGGGCTGCAGCAGCGAGAACATCGCGGCGCTGTGCGACGCCGACCTGGGCTTCGCCGCACGCACGTTCCGCGAGTTTCCCGGCGCCCGTGTCTACCAGGACTACCGGCAGATGCTGGATCGCGAGCCGGACCTCGACGCCGTGGTGATCGCGACGCCGGACCACACGCACGCCGTCATCGCGATGGAGGCGATGCGGCGCGGCAAGCACGTCTTCTGCGAGAAGCCGCTGACGCGCACGGTGGCCGAGGCGCGCGCGCTGGCGACGGCGGCGCGCGGGCATGGCGTGGCGACCCAGATGGGGAACCAGGGTCACGCGGGGGAGGGGACCCGCCAGATCCGCGAGTGGCTGGAGGCGGGCGTCATCGGCACCGTGCGCGAGGTGCACTACTGGACCAACCGGCCGATCTGGCCGCAGGCGATCGAACGGCCGACCGAGGCGCACCACGCGCCGCCCGGTCTCGACTGGGATCTCTTCCTGGGTCCGGCGCCTCACCGGCCGTACCATCCGGCGTACCACCCGTTCCGCTGGCGCGGCTGGTGGGACTACGGGACCGGGGCGTTGGGCGACATCGCCTGCCACGCGATGGACGCCGCGTTCTGGGCGCTGGAGCTCGGCCAACCCACCCGCATCGAGGCGGAGACGACGTCGCTCTTCGCCGAGACCGCCCCCGCCGCGTCGCGCATCGTCTACGAGTTTCCGGCGCGCGGCGCGCGGCCGCCGATCCGGTGCGTCTGGCGCGACGGCAGCCTCGCCCCGTCCCGCC
- a CDS encoding PQQ-binding-like beta-propeller repeat protein yields MLRAPWRRLLAAVVLIAVAGISGAAAQEREVTPVTDAMLQNPDPADWLNWRRTLDGWGYSPLDQIDRENVHRLQLVWGWQMNTGANQPTPLVHEGVMYLANPGNVVQALDAVTGDRLWEYRRDLDAMVESVLAPRSRSIAVYGDKVYLNTADAHIVALDRGTGEVAWDHEVADNALGYRYTSGPIVANGRVVAGMTGCERFKEDVCFISAHDAETGEELWRTSTIARPGDPGGDSWGDLPLLYRAGADSWIPGSYDPETNLTFWSTSQAKPWASVTRGTDGDALYSNSVLALDADTGELSWYYQFTPGETHDLDDVFESVLIDHRGRRSLFKMGKLGILWEIDRDTGRFVAAHDLGYQDVLDIDHRTGRVTYKPEMIPEAGVEIAFCPDFGGIRNWRASAYHPETRALYIPIHPTCVSGVFTEIERIPGARYYANTGWLSRGSTVHPDSEPYRGHLIAMDIDSGDVLWRHSMPTRPGAAALTTGGGLVVSADTDRNLFVHDVTNGDMLFHVRLPGSAQGFPITYAAGGRQYLAVPVGGDRSNALYVFALPPDRR; encoded by the coding sequence ATGCTGCGCGCACCCTGGCGTCGACTTCTGGCCGCGGTTGTCCTGATCGCGGTTGCAGGCATCTCCGGAGCAGCCGCCCAGGAGCGCGAAGTCACGCCCGTCACGGACGCCATGCTCCAGAACCCCGACCCGGCCGACTGGCTGAACTGGCGGCGGACCCTCGACGGCTGGGGCTACAGCCCGCTGGATCAGATCGACCGCGAGAACGTCCACCGCCTGCAGCTCGTCTGGGGCTGGCAGATGAACACCGGCGCCAACCAGCCCACCCCGCTGGTGCACGAAGGGGTGATGTACCTCGCCAACCCCGGCAACGTGGTCCAGGCGCTCGACGCGGTGACCGGGGACCGCCTCTGGGAGTACCGGCGCGATCTGGATGCCATGGTCGAGTCGGTGCTCGCGCCGCGGAGCCGCTCGATCGCCGTCTACGGCGACAAGGTCTACCTGAACACGGCGGACGCCCACATCGTCGCGCTCGACCGCGGCACGGGCGAGGTGGCGTGGGACCACGAGGTCGCCGACAACGCGCTCGGCTACCGCTACACGAGCGGGCCGATCGTCGCCAACGGCCGGGTCGTGGCCGGCATGACCGGCTGCGAGCGCTTCAAGGAGGACGTCTGCTTCATCTCCGCCCACGACGCCGAGACCGGGGAGGAGTTGTGGCGGACCTCTACCATCGCCCGCCCCGGCGACCCGGGGGGCGACTCGTGGGGCGACCTGCCGCTGCTGTACCGCGCCGGGGCCGATTCGTGGATTCCGGGCAGCTACGATCCCGAGACCAACCTGACCTTCTGGTCGACATCGCAGGCCAAGCCCTGGGCCAGCGTGACCCGCGGGACCGACGGCGACGCGCTGTACAGCAACAGCGTCCTGGCCCTCGACGCCGATACCGGCGAGCTGTCGTGGTACTACCAGTTCACCCCGGGCGAGACGCACGACCTCGACGACGTGTTCGAGAGCGTCCTCATCGATCACCGGGGGCGGCGCTCCCTCTTCAAGATGGGCAAGCTCGGCATCCTCTGGGAGATCGACCGGGACACCGGGCGCTTCGTGGCGGCGCACGACCTCGGCTACCAGGACGTGCTGGACATCGACCACCGCACGGGACGAGTGACCTACAAGCCCGAGATGATTCCGGAAGCCGGCGTGGAGATCGCGTTCTGCCCCGACTTCGGCGGCATCCGCAACTGGCGGGCGTCGGCCTACCATCCGGAGACCCGGGCGCTGTACATCCCGATTCATCCCACCTGCGTCAGCGGCGTGTTCACCGAGATCGAGCGGATTCCGGGCGCGCGGTACTACGCCAATACCGGCTGGCTCTCGCGCGGGAGCACGGTGCATCCGGACAGCGAGCCCTATCGCGGCCACCTGATCGCGATGGACATCGACAGCGGAGACGTCCTGTGGCGTCACTCGATGCCGACGCGACCCGGCGCGGCCGCATTGACGACCGGCGGCGGCCTGGTGGTTAGCGCCGACACCGACCGCAACCTGTTCGTCCACGACGTGACGAACGGCGACATGCTGTTCCACGTGCGGCTGCCGGGCTCGGCGCAGGGATTCCCGATCACCTACGCGGCGGGCGGCCGGCAGTACCTGGCGGTGCCGGTCGGGGGCGACCGGTCGAACGCGCTCTACGTGTTCGCGCTGCCGCCGGACCGGCGGTGA
- a CDS encoding AAA domain-containing protein, translating to MAVSTAWRDVRRAAGALTGVARLMGDSAVMVALREEVRRAAAAPFPVLIEGESGTGKELVARALHEEGPRRDETFAAVNCATFSDDLIETELFGHAKGAFTGAVQSRRGLLEASSGGTVFLDEVGELSPRAQAKLLRTLQDGEIRKVGENVTRRLDLRVVAATNRTLAGDPAEGRFRRDLLYRLDVVHLQVPPLRDRGSDVAKLAVHYWDRTLMQTRGRARLARETMTALAAHEWPGNVRELQNVLAALAVAAPPHGEVGPDLLPAAIRRASQEERPTLAEARRAFDRRFVDEALVRAGGRRSLAARQLGISRQGLAKLVVRLGLEPPTR from the coding sequence GTGGCAGTGAGCACGGCATGGCGCGACGTGCGGCGCGCGGCGGGAGCTCTCACCGGAGTCGCGCGCCTGATGGGCGACAGCGCGGTGATGGTCGCGCTGCGGGAGGAAGTGAGGAGGGCCGCGGCGGCGCCGTTTCCGGTGCTGATCGAAGGAGAGAGCGGTACCGGCAAGGAGCTCGTGGCGCGCGCCCTGCACGAGGAGGGGCCGCGCCGGGACGAGACGTTCGCCGCGGTCAACTGCGCGACGTTCAGCGACGATCTCATCGAGACGGAGCTCTTCGGGCACGCCAAGGGGGCCTTCACCGGAGCCGTGCAGTCGCGGCGCGGGCTGCTGGAGGCCTCGTCGGGCGGCACCGTGTTTCTGGATGAGGTCGGGGAGTTGTCGCCGCGGGCGCAGGCGAAGCTGCTGCGGACGCTGCAGGACGGCGAGATCCGGAAGGTCGGCGAGAACGTGACCCGTCGACTCGACCTGCGGGTCGTGGCGGCCACCAACCGCACCCTGGCAGGGGATCCGGCCGAGGGGCGGTTCCGGCGCGATCTCCTGTACCGCCTCGATGTCGTGCACCTGCAGGTGCCGCCTCTTCGGGACCGCGGCAGCGACGTCGCGAAGCTCGCCGTGCACTACTGGGACCGCACCCTGATGCAGACCCGCGGACGGGCCCGGCTCGCCCGCGAGACGATGACCGCGCTGGCCGCCCACGAGTGGCCCGGCAACGTGCGGGAGCTTCAGAACGTGCTGGCCGCCCTTGCCGTCGCCGCCCCACCGCACGGCGAGGTCGGGCCGGACCTGCTGCCGGCCGCGATCCGCCGAGCGTCTCAGGAAGAGCGTCCGACGCTCGCCGAGGCGCGCCGCGCCTTCGACAGGAGGTTCGTGGACGAGGCGCTCGTGCGCGCCGGCGGCAGGAGGAGCCTGGCCGCGCGGCAACTCGGAATATCGCGGCAGGGTCTCGCGAAGCTGGTCGTCCGTCTCGGGCTGGAGCCGCCGACCCGCTGA
- the def gene encoding peptide deformylase, whose translation MIRPILRYGDDVLHRPAIDVDAITPLVDSLIDDMIDTMYAASGVGLAAPQIGVPLRVFVADPSSGHESGALVVMVNPTFVERDGLQREDEGCLSVPGFNAAVPRPSRAVMRGLDRDGASREVEATGILARAFDHEMDHLDGSLFLDRLRGIRREMMLRKLNKLRRSGKW comes from the coding sequence ATGATTCGTCCGATCCTGCGCTACGGCGACGACGTGCTGCACCGGCCCGCCATCGACGTCGACGCTATCACCCCGCTGGTCGACAGCCTCATCGACGACATGATCGACACCATGTACGCCGCGTCCGGCGTCGGCCTGGCGGCCCCGCAGATAGGCGTGCCCCTGCGAGTCTTCGTCGCCGATCCTTCCTCCGGACACGAGTCCGGGGCGCTCGTCGTCATGGTGAACCCCACGTTCGTCGAACGCGACGGTCTGCAGCGAGAAGACGAGGGTTGCCTGAGCGTTCCCGGCTTCAACGCCGCCGTGCCGCGGCCCTCGCGCGCCGTGATGCGCGGCCTGGATCGCGACGGGGCATCGCGCGAGGTAGAGGCAACGGGAATTCTGGCGCGCGCCTTCGACCACGAAATGGACCACCTGGACGGGTCCCTGTTCCTGGATCGCCTGCGCGGCATCCGCCGCGAGATGATGCTTCGCAAGCTCAACAAGCTGCGCCGCAGCGGCAAGTGGTGA
- a CDS encoding methionyl-tRNA formyltransferase, which yields MVNVVFYGTPDFAVPALTRLLDSPHRVAAVVTQPDRGRGRGQRVSESPVKRTATARGARVLQPERLGDGAFFATLSALEPDLAVVAAYGRMLPDAVLAAPRLRTINIHPSLLPKYRGAAPVQRAIIAGETETGVTIMRLVREMDAGPTFARRTRPIAPDETSDVVEADLARLGADLVLEVIGALEAGTATERAQDHAAATLAPRLSREDGRIDWRAPAVAIHDRVRGLHPWPHASAVLDGARYLIHRTAVAALSGPDAPEPGTLVEASGDRLLVATGHGGALAILEIQPEGRRRIGARAFLVGRRWSPGRRFDTVSA from the coding sequence GTGGTGAACGTCGTCTTCTACGGCACGCCGGACTTCGCCGTACCCGCGCTGACCCGGCTGCTCGATTCCCCGCATCGCGTTGCCGCCGTCGTCACGCAGCCGGACCGCGGGCGGGGACGCGGGCAACGGGTTTCCGAATCGCCGGTCAAGCGGACCGCGACGGCGCGGGGCGCGCGCGTCCTCCAACCCGAGCGGCTGGGGGACGGCGCGTTCTTCGCGACGCTGTCCGCGCTCGAACCGGACCTGGCCGTCGTCGCCGCCTACGGCCGGATGCTGCCCGACGCCGTGCTCGCGGCGCCCCGGCTCCGAACCATCAACATCCATCCCTCGCTGCTGCCGAAGTACCGCGGGGCCGCTCCGGTGCAACGCGCGATCATCGCCGGCGAGACCGAGACGGGGGTCACGATCATGCGGCTGGTGCGCGAGATGGACGCCGGCCCGACATTCGCCCGGCGGACGCGCCCCATCGCGCCGGACGAGACCAGCGACGTCGTCGAGGCCGACCTGGCCCGCCTGGGCGCGGATCTCGTGCTGGAGGTCATCGGCGCACTCGAAGCCGGCACGGCCACCGAGCGCGCGCAGGACCACGCGGCGGCCACGCTCGCGCCGCGGCTGTCGCGCGAGGACGGCAGAATCGACTGGCGCGCCCCGGCAGTCGCGATCCACGACCGGGTGCGCGGCCTGCATCCCTGGCCGCACGCCTCCGCCGTGCTCGACGGCGCCCGGTATCTCATTCACCGGACCGCCGTCGCCGCACTCTCGGGTCCGGACGCCCCGGAGCCGGGGACCCTGGTGGAAGCGTCCGGCGACCGGCTGCTGGTCGCCACCGGTCACGGCGGCGCCCTCGCCATCCTGGAGATTCAGCCCGAGGGGCGGCGCCGGATCGGCGCCCGGGCCTTTCTGGTGGGCCGCCGCTGGTCGCCCGGCCGGCGATTCGATACCGTTTCCGCGTGA
- the rsmB gene encoding 16S rRNA (cytosine(967)-C(5))-methyltransferase RsmB, producing the protein MVARPAIRYRFRVTAPARRAAHGVLRTVHTGRSDLATALDRSRRRLADPRDRALVGEIAIGVQRRRAALDHLLEQAASRPLPAISPVALDLLRAGAYQLLHLDRVPAHAVVADAVELARVSGARRAAGFVNAVLRTLADHRRPFTLPPAPRADATGAGDGPARRAALDYLAITLSHPRWLVERWLDRHGLQAAEAWAQFNNRPAPVTLRANTARNTAAELRDALDACGVRSVETRLAPHGLVATEGDALASPAAAAGRFVVQEEASQLVVELAGPAPGERVLDLCAAPGGKTVGLAGCAGPAGFVVASDLRPRRVALLADLLARAGSPRVAIVRLDATAPLPLRPVFDCVLVDAPCSGLGALRRDPDVRWRRTPGDLAAFAATQVEMLGRAAEAVRPGGRLIYATCSSEPEENEQVVARFLDRHPEFVPVVPHAVPALDRVLDGNGHLRTLPFRHGIEAFFAAALARRPA; encoded by the coding sequence CTGGTCGCCCGGCCGGCGATTCGATACCGTTTCCGCGTGACCGCGCCGGCCCGGCGGGCAGCACACGGCGTCCTGCGCACCGTCCACACGGGACGCAGCGATCTGGCGACGGCCCTCGATCGGTCGCGCCGGCGGCTGGCGGACCCGCGCGACCGCGCGCTCGTGGGCGAGATCGCCATCGGCGTGCAGCGCCGGCGGGCCGCGTTAGATCATCTCCTCGAGCAGGCGGCGTCACGGCCGCTGCCGGCAATCTCACCGGTCGCGCTCGACCTGCTGCGGGCTGGCGCGTACCAGTTGCTGCATCTCGACCGTGTGCCCGCCCACGCCGTGGTCGCCGACGCCGTGGAGCTGGCGCGCGTGTCCGGCGCGCGGCGGGCCGCCGGCTTCGTGAACGCCGTACTCAGGACCCTTGCCGACCACCGGCGGCCGTTCACGCTGCCCCCGGCGCCGCGAGCCGACGCAACCGGCGCGGGCGACGGCCCGGCCAGGCGCGCGGCCCTCGACTATCTGGCCATCACGCTCTCCCACCCGCGATGGCTGGTAGAGCGCTGGCTCGACCGTCACGGCCTGCAGGCGGCCGAGGCGTGGGCGCAGTTCAACAACCGTCCCGCGCCGGTCACGCTGCGCGCGAACACCGCCCGGAACACCGCGGCGGAGTTGCGGGACGCCCTCGACGCCTGCGGCGTCCGCAGCGTCGAGACGCGGCTCGCGCCGCACGGACTCGTGGCGACGGAGGGCGACGCGCTGGCGTCGCCGGCAGCCGCCGCGGGTCGCTTCGTGGTGCAGGAAGAGGCCTCGCAACTCGTCGTCGAGCTCGCCGGGCCCGCGCCGGGCGAGCGCGTCCTCGACCTCTGCGCGGCCCCGGGCGGCAAGACGGTCGGTCTGGCCGGGTGCGCCGGCCCCGCCGGCTTCGTCGTCGCTTCGGATCTGAGACCCCGGCGGGTGGCGCTGCTCGCCGATCTGCTGGCGCGCGCCGGGTCGCCGCGCGTCGCGATCGTGCGGCTCGACGCGACGGCGCCCCTGCCTCTCCGGCCGGTCTTCGACTGCGTGCTGGTCGACGCTCCCTGCTCGGGTCTCGGCGCCCTGCGGCGCGACCCCGACGTCCGCTGGCGCCGGACCCCCGGGGACCTCGCGGCGTTCGCCGCGACGCAAGTCGAGATGCTGGGGCGCGCCGCCGAGGCCGTGCGTCCGGGCGGGCGTCTGATCTACGCCACGTGCTCGAGCGAGCCGGAGGAGAACGAGCAGGTCGTCGCCCGCTTCCTCGACCGCCATCCGGAATTCGTCCCCGTCGTACCGCACGCCGTACCCGCCCTGGATCGGGTGCTGGACGGCAACGGACACTTGCGCACCCTGCCGTTTCGCCACGGAATCGAGGCTTTCTTCGCCGCCGCCCTCGCGCGCCGGCCGGCCTGA
- a CDS encoding PASTA domain-containing protein, which produces MRLQARLLKAGKFIVLTGALGGTFGLSAFAGMQLALKTREVSTPDLRGLSPQEANRVLAEAGLHTRIEPLRRIHQAIEPGLVAQQDPFPGITTRRRRSVKLWLSSGPNRGQIPALIGESEAGARQRLSDNVFLLEGVSEIRSNRYPTDSVVAQEPPPAGNGDAVSLLVNRGERGRTYVMPNLIGVTADGAADILRARGFRVTVVSEHPYPGVAAGIVLRQAPEPGLQIAQSDTISLEVSR; this is translated from the coding sequence ATGAGACTCCAGGCACGCTTGTTGAAAGCCGGCAAGTTCATCGTGCTCACCGGAGCGCTCGGTGGGACCTTCGGCCTCTCGGCCTTCGCCGGCATGCAACTCGCGCTGAAGACGAGAGAGGTCTCGACGCCAGACCTGCGGGGCCTGTCTCCGCAGGAAGCCAACCGCGTGCTCGCCGAGGCGGGACTGCATACGCGCATCGAGCCGTTGCGGCGAATCCACCAGGCGATCGAGCCGGGCCTCGTCGCCCAGCAGGATCCGTTCCCCGGAATCACGACCCGGCGCCGGCGCAGCGTCAAGCTGTGGCTGAGCTCGGGTCCGAACCGAGGTCAGATTCCGGCGCTCATCGGGGAATCGGAGGCCGGGGCGCGACAGCGCCTGAGCGACAACGTCTTCCTGCTGGAAGGCGTCTCGGAAATCCGCTCGAACCGCTATCCGACCGATTCCGTCGTGGCGCAGGAACCGCCTCCCGCCGGCAACGGCGACGCCGTCTCGCTGCTGGTTAACCGTGGAGAACGCGGCCGGACCTACGTGATGCCCAACCTGATCGGCGTGACCGCAGACGGAGCCGCCGACATCCTGCGCGCACGAGGGTTTCGCGTGACGGTCGTGAGTGAACATCCGTACCCCGGAGTCGCGGCCGGCATCGTGCTCAGACAGGCGCCGGAACCGGGACTGCAGATCGCCCAGAGCGACACGATCTCGCTCGAGGTGAGCCGTTGA
- the rpe gene encoding ribulose-phosphate 3-epimerase, whose protein sequence is MTAVANVRIAPSILAADFAALGDAVRAVERGGADLLHVDVMDGRFVPSISVGLPVVQALERTAAVPLDVHLMVIEPERHVEAFVAAGAAMVSVHLEASPHVHRTLSTIRALGAAAGVAVNPGTPVGALAAVADAVDYVVVMSVNPGAAGQAFIPGSTSRVREVRELLDRAGNRAPIEIDGGIGPANAEELAGAGAEILVAASSIFRTVDPAGAVGQLRDRALAGTAAVVQNT, encoded by the coding sequence TTGACGGCGGTCGCGAACGTCCGGATCGCGCCGTCGATTCTGGCCGCCGACTTCGCCGCACTCGGGGATGCGGTGCGCGCCGTGGAGCGCGGCGGCGCGGACCTGCTGCACGTCGACGTCATGGACGGCAGGTTCGTCCCGAGCATCAGCGTCGGCCTGCCGGTCGTGCAGGCGCTCGAGCGCACCGCGGCCGTGCCGCTCGACGTGCACCTCATGGTCATCGAACCGGAACGGCACGTGGAGGCATTCGTTGCGGCCGGAGCGGCGATGGTCTCCGTGCACCTGGAGGCATCGCCGCACGTGCACCGCACGCTCTCGACCATTCGCGCGCTGGGGGCGGCAGCCGGAGTCGCGGTGAATCCCGGCACCCCCGTCGGCGCGCTGGCCGCGGTGGCCGACGCCGTGGACTACGTTGTCGTGATGTCGGTGAATCCCGGCGCGGCGGGTCAAGCGTTCATCCCCGGCAGCACGTCGAGAGTGCGCGAGGTCCGCGAGCTGCTCGATCGAGCCGGGAATCGCGCCCCGATCGAGATCGACGGCGGCATCGGCCCGGCGAACGCCGAAGAGCTCGCAGGGGCCGGCGCGGAGATCCTGGTCGCCGCCTCGTCCATCTTTCGAACCGTCGACCCGGCCGGCGCCGTAGGGCAGCTCCGCGACCGGGCGCTCGCGGGCACGGCGGCGGTCGTGCAGAACACGTAG
- a CDS encoding acyl-CoA thioesterase, whose product MGIAYYANYFVWFEVARCELLRSLGGRYRDLEANGVLLPVVEAQCSYRAPARYDDDLDVVTTGSMRSRARVAFQYEVRRHADQNLLAVGHTVHAATDPSGRLRRVPADLQAILT is encoded by the coding sequence ATGGGAATCGCCTACTACGCGAACTACTTCGTCTGGTTCGAGGTGGCCCGTTGCGAGTTGTTGCGATCGCTCGGCGGACGATACCGGGACCTGGAAGCGAACGGCGTGCTGCTCCCGGTGGTGGAAGCGCAGTGCAGCTACCGCGCCCCGGCCCGCTACGACGACGACCTCGACGTCGTCACCACCGGCTCCATGCGATCGCGTGCGCGCGTGGCCTTCCAGTACGAGGTCCGGCGGCACGCCGACCAGAACCTGCTTGCGGTCGGGCACACGGTCCACGCCGCCACGGATCCGTCCGGCAGGCTGCGCCGCGTTCCTGCCGACCTGCAGGCGATACTGACATGA
- a CDS encoding NAD-dependent epimerase/dehydratase family protein, whose translation MRALVTGAAGFVGSHLSDRLLEQGHEVVGIDCFTDYYPRAVKETNVSSPRARARFTFVESRIQDASWPALLDGVTHVFHLAAQAGVRSSWGSDFSLYTGCNIEATQVLLEACLDRPIERFVYASSSSVYGDDVAIPMREDARPQPLSPYGVTKLAAEHLCMLYHANCGVPAVALRYFTVYGPRQRPDMAFHRFLSALLADRPISLYGDGEQTRDFTFVEDAVAATVATGARGVPGSVYNVGGGSRVSMNQVIDVMARCTGRTPDVRRSAPQRGDMRDTFADTGRARVDLEFVPRVTLENGIHAEYQWLATSLPVTP comes from the coding sequence ATGAGAGCGCTCGTCACCGGCGCCGCGGGCTTCGTAGGTTCCCACTTGTCCGACCGGCTGCTCGAACAGGGACACGAGGTCGTCGGCATCGACTGCTTCACCGACTACTACCCGCGTGCGGTGAAGGAGACGAACGTGTCGTCACCGCGCGCGCGAGCGCGGTTCACGTTCGTGGAGTCCCGCATCCAGGACGCGTCCTGGCCGGCGCTGCTCGACGGGGTCACCCACGTGTTCCACCTCGCGGCGCAGGCCGGCGTCCGCAGCAGTTGGGGCTCGGATTTTTCCCTCTACACCGGCTGCAACATCGAGGCTACCCAGGTGCTGCTGGAAGCCTGCCTCGACCGCCCGATCGAGCGGTTCGTGTACGCCTCCAGCTCGTCGGTGTACGGTGACGACGTCGCCATCCCCATGCGCGAGGACGCCCGCCCCCAGCCGCTCTCGCCGTACGGCGTGACCAAGCTGGCGGCCGAGCACCTCTGCATGCTGTATCACGCGAACTGCGGCGTGCCGGCGGTAGCCTTGCGCTACTTCACGGTGTACGGGCCGAGACAGCGGCCGGACATGGCGTTCCACCGCTTCCTGAGCGCTCTGCTCGCGGACCGGCCGATAAGCCTCTACGGCGACGGCGAGCAGACGCGCGACTTCACCTTCGTGGAGGACGCCGTCGCCGCCACCGTCGCGACCGGCGCGCGAGGCGTCCCCGGCTCCGTCTACAACGTGGGCGGCGGCTCGCGCGTCTCGATGAACCAGGTCATCGACGTCATGGCGCGTTGCACCGGCCGCACCCCCGACGTGCGGCGCAGCGCACCGCAGAGGGGTGACATGCGCGACACCTTCGCCGATACCGGCCGCGCCCGCGTCGATCTCGAATTCGTCCCCAGGGTGACCCTCGAAAACGGCATTCACGCGGAGTACCAATGGCTCGCTACGTCTCTTCCCGTGACCCCGTGA
- the bamD gene encoding outer membrane protein assembly factor BamD: MARYVSSRDPVSRLGRRIGCGLPAASLLLTCAVALSACGSRQADLPPLTEADADGILFERGSQALEEGAWSTAREYFAQIRDNYPQSPLRARSRLGIVESYEGEGTDIAYLSALSELREFLRLYPPTHELAPEAQFKVGMVYFNQMRRPERDQSETRSAITEFETFIELYAEFADPQLLAEARERLREARDRLSDSNYLVGRFYYRLRYYPGAMDRFREILDEDPGYTRRDAVYFHLADALATVGRGPEALPLFERLVSEFPATEFLVDANLRIEELKVSMDLDGP; the protein is encoded by the coding sequence ATGGCTCGCTACGTCTCTTCCCGTGACCCCGTGAGCCGGCTCGGCCGCAGGATCGGTTGCGGACTTCCGGCCGCCAGCCTCCTGCTGACCTGCGCCGTCGCGTTGAGCGCCTGCGGGAGCCGGCAGGCGGATCTTCCTCCGCTGACCGAGGCCGACGCCGACGGAATCCTCTTCGAGCGCGGAAGCCAGGCGCTGGAAGAGGGCGCCTGGTCCACGGCCCGCGAGTACTTCGCGCAGATTCGCGACAACTACCCGCAGAGTCCGCTGCGCGCCAGGTCGCGGCTCGGCATCGTCGAATCGTATGAAGGAGAGGGCACGGACATCGCCTACCTCTCGGCGCTGAGCGAACTGCGAGAGTTTCTGCGCCTCTACCCGCCGACCCACGAGCTGGCGCCCGAGGCCCAGTTCAAGGTGGGCATGGTCTATTTCAACCAGATGCGGCGGCCGGAGCGGGACCAGTCCGAGACCCGCTCGGCGATCACGGAGTTCGAGACCTTCATCGAGCTGTACGCCGAGTTCGCCGATCCGCAGCTCCTGGCGGAAGCGCGGGAGCGGCTGCGGGAGGCCCGCGACCGCCTCAGCGATTCGAACTACCTGGTGGGCCGCTTCTACTATCGGCTCCGCTATTACCCCGGCGCCATGGATCGCTTCCGCGAGATCCTCGACGAGGATCCCGGCTACACGCGCCGGGACGCCGTCTACTTCCACCTCGCCGACGCGCTGGCGACCGTGGGTCGCGGCCCGGAGGCGCTCCCGCTCTTCGAACGCCTCGTCTCCGAATTCCCCGCGACGGAGTTTCTCGTGGACGCGAACCTGCGAATCGAGGAACTCAAGGTATCCATGGATCTGGACGGCCCCTAG